The genomic stretch CCCCGAAGAAAGGCGACCTATTGGCGAAGAATCATTTCACTTTCGAGAAACGCAGGAAAGAGCTGGAGAAGAAGAAGAAGAAGGAAGCCAAGCGTCTCGCCAGGCTGGAGAAGAAGACCCGCGACACCGAGCCCGAGACCGCCGGCGAGCCACTGGATGAGGGCCCGTCCGTCTCCGAATTCGAGACCGAGGCCGAGGCCGAAACGACCGAGTGACCGTGGTGAAGGCCCACTGGGAGCACGACCGGATCTACGCCACGGTGCAGTCGATCCCCGGCGGTCGCGTGGCCACCTACGGCCAGGTCGCCGAGATGGCCGGGCTGCCCCGGCGCTGGCGCCTGGTCGGCCGCGCCCTGAAGTCCCTACCCGAGGACAGCGCCATTCCCTGGCACCGCGTCGTCGACGCGCGGGGACGGATCAGCGCGCGCGGCTGCCCCGACGCGGTGGCCGAGCAGCGGATGTTGCTCGAAGTCGAGGGGGTGGTCTTCGGGCCGGGCGGTCGGATAGATCTGGCCCGCTACGGTCTCGACTTCTGAATCCTGCCGCCGCCGCTTTCCCTTGACGCCCGCCCGAGGCTTGTCCCACCATCGTCCCGGATCACCCGCAACCGGGGAGTCAAGGATGACGCACCCAAGCCGCCCAATCCGCCTGCTCGCCGCCGCCGCGGTCCTCGCGTTCGCCGCGCCGCCCTCCCTCGCGCAGATTTCGCTCGAAGTAAGCGAGTTATCCCATTGGTACAACGGACCTTGTCGCGTGGTCAGCCTGGCCGACGGGCGGGTCTACGTGGGCAACGGCACAGCTCTCGACATCGCCGACGTCTCCGAGGGCGGCCCGCCCCGGGCCCTCGGCAAGGTGGCCCTGACGGCCGCCGTCCAG from bacterium encodes the following:
- a CDS encoding MGMT family protein; translation: MKAHWEHDRIYATVQSIPGGRVATYGQVAEMAGLPRRWRLVGRALKSLPEDSAIPWHRVVDARGRISARGCPDAVAEQRMLLEVEGVVFGPGGRIDLARYGLDF